DNA sequence from the Terriglobia bacterium genome:
GAGCCCCGCGGCACCCGCGATGCGCGCTTCAAGCTGTTCGCGGTCGGCCGGGCTGAAGTGATATCGGTCAACGATCTCTTTCTGCCGGTCTTCTCCTACATCGACCGTGAGAACGAAGCATGCCCGGTACAGTTGCCGGGATTCCAGGCAATTGAGGATGTGGGCGATAGCCGGGTTTGTGCCGTTGCGCTCCCTGAGGATCCATATCAGCGTCTCATCCTTGAGCTTGTGCATCTCCTTGAGCTGCAGGCCGGAACTGATCGCCAGCTCCACTGCCTTGGAGATCATCGCGCCCGAGGCGATCTTGGTGTGGTGAAAGTAGACCCGCTCGGAGAGGGTGTACCGGATGCGAAGCAAATTGACTAATTCAGACAGGGCGTCGCGCCGCAGCATGCCGTGCTTCTCCAGGTTGACGACGAAGCGTCCCCGGTCCAGGATGAATGACTGGAACACCCGCGGATCGTAATATTGAGAGAAACCGACAAAGTAGGTGTCCCGTCGCAGGTAGTCGAGAAGGTCCGCGGTGATCGCGCCGGTGATGATTTCGGAAGCAAAGCCGGCTTCACCCCGAAGGATGCGCAGGACCTGATCCTGATATCCCGATGTTTGCAGGCGCTTGGCGAGAGAGGATTCCAGGAGGAAATGCGCAAAACGCGTTTCATCCTTATCGTGACGCGGGAGGACGCGGCGCTCATCCTCAAGCGTATGGCCGAACGGTATGTGCGTGACGTCGTGCAGCAGTGCCGCCACACAGATCGCTGTGGCTTCGTCCGGGGAAATGGAACCGGTGCGCCGCAGAGCTTCGATCATCCGCCGTGCCATCCATGAAGTTCCCAGACTGTGCTCAAATCGGGTATGGGTTGCTGAGGGATAAACCAGGTATGCCGTCCCCAGCTGTTTGATCCCTCTCAGGCGCTGGAATTCTGGGGTATCGACCAGTTCCACCTCAAGCGGTTCAAGTTCGATGTCGCCGTGAGCCGCATCCCGCAGAAGCTTACCCTTCATGCGTCAAGCCTCCTATCATTCTTGAACCGTTTCAGACCACGCACGTTCCCTTCCGGAGGCGCCGCCCGGGACGTGGCATGACCCTGGCAAGCTCCTGAGGCAGAGTGCCCGTTATTGCGAAAGGGGCGCGGGTGCGCGTCCCTGATCTCTCTGAACCCCAGCCACACAGCTTTGTCCCGTCTGCCCGTACGCCATGGCATTGTACAATAGTATAATTGTCCATTGTGATTGAACTGATTGACGATTTGTCGCGAATCGTTCGCATCAATGCTCCGGCGCAGCGCATTGTTTGCCTGGTGCCGAGCATCACGGAGACGCTCTTCGCCCTGGGCGCCGGTGAACGAATCGTCGGTATCACCGACTACTGTATCCATCCTGAGGCCAAGGTCCGCATCAAACCCAGAGTCGGCGGTACCAAGAACTTCGTGGTCGACAAGGTCCTCCAGCTCAAGCCTGATCTGATCATCGCTAACGCGGAGGAAAACCGGAGACACCAGGTCGACAAGCTGGAGCATGCCGGGCTGACTGTATTTGTCACTTTCCCCAAGACCGTCGACGGCTGCCTCAAGATGATCGCCGACATGGCGGCTTTGACCGACAGCACACCCGCGGCGCAACCCGTGCTGACCTCCATCGAACAGGCTCGGGCCGACGCACGCTCGCACGCAAGCAACCCTCCACGACGTGTGCTCTGCCCCATCTGGAAAGACCCCTACATGACGATCAATCGCGATACCTTCGTCGACAGCGTGATCCGAAACTGCGGTGGCATGAACATCTTCGAGGGCAGCACCGAGCGCTACCCGCAGTTTACGCTGGAAGAGGCCGCCCGAGGCCGCCCCGAGGTCGTGATTCTTCCGACGGAACCCTACCATTTCACCAAAACGGACCTGGCCGAATTCGGGATGATGGGTGAGAAAGTTCCTGCAGTGCGGAACCGACGCATACACATCGTCGAAGGGGAACTGCTCAGCTGGTACGGCCCGCGCCTCTCCAGAGCTCTGATCGAAGTCGCCGCTCTTCTGCGCTCATGAGTGAAGAGTCATGACCCATCACTCTCATTTAAGGGCGATGAGCTCGAGTTTAAGAAGTTTGTCGAGGATTTGCAGGATTTCGAGTTCACGCAGGGGTGAGAGCATTACGATCGAATTCACGTCGCAATCGCCATTGATGCGCGAAGCGACGAAGCCTTCCTGGTGCGACAGGCTGAAACGGGTGAGAGCGTACTCGGGAACAATGAAATGGGGCGTCTTCTCGCCTGGGATGGAGTTCTTATAGATCTCCTGGCACAACGCTTTTTCGGCGCCCTCGATGAGCTCGTCAGCCCTGGCGTTCTGGGGATCCAGCCGCAACACTTCCTGAAGGACGGCGATAGCTTCCTGATACCGCTTGGCGTTCAGAAGCTCCTCGCCGCGGTTGAGAAGCACTTCCGGGTCGTCGCGCGGCGGCGGCGTTTCGCGGACTTCCTTTACTTCCACGACATTCATGTCGTAGAGCTGAAACAGTTCGAAGTTGACCTGAAAGTCCGAGCCGTGGAGTTCCAGGATCATCTCGGAAATGGCCTTCCCCTGGTTGACCTGGAACAACAGCTTCTTCTGCAGGGGTTTCAGAGCCAGGTTCTTGAGATCGGCTCCCGGCCGTATGGCGAGCACAACATTGTTGCTGGGAAAAACTTCACGGATGCGCGCCCACTCGTCCTTGCGGCGCACGCCCTCGAAAATGATGGTGTTGATGTCGATGTTGATCAGTATGAGTTCGTCGAGGCTGAAACCGTTCGCCGTGAAATGAAAATAGCCCTCCTCCCAGAGGAAAAGGTCGTAGATCACCTCCTGGGTGCGGCCCACGAGAGCCCTTTCCGCTTCCTCCTTCGTGATATGCCCCTCCTGAACCAGGATCTTGCCCAGATTCGATCGGGTCTGCAGCTGGATTTGCAGAGCGCGCTTGAGTTGCGCCTCCGTAATCTTTCCCTGGAAAAGGAGATAGTGCCCGAGCTGTCTCGTAGGCTCGTTGGACTTCGAGGAAATGATCTTGCCGTCCTTGAAAAAAACGTAGTTCTTCGTCTTGTTGCGCACAAATGTCAGCGATCCGGTCTTTCTTCCCAGCGTAACCCACTGGAGAAGCTCAGCCAGATCCATCGTTTTCAAGTTTCCGGAAAGTGACATCTGCCCGCTCGATCGATACAATAGTATGTGCTGTCAGACACTCTTAGGCCCTGTGTCCCTTGCTTCTTATCGGATCGGCAGTGCCTTTTGCTGAGAGGTCATTGGAGGCTCTTTGTGGGGAAAAGCGCTCCACTTGTCGGAGCGCGGAAATCAGGGTGCAGTAACCCTCAATCTGCCGGGATTTTGAGTATTTCTATTTGTCGCGGCTGCGGTTATCGTGGTCTGCATAGATTTTGATGGTGAAGGAATCCTAGGAATCTGCTAAAAGTTCGGCTGAGGAGCGTGACCGGTGTTGCTGACCTATGCCAATCAACTGACGATTCTTCGGATGATCTTCGTCCCCTGCTTCGTCCTTCTGCTCATTTACGGCCATCCCAGGAGCGCAATGCTGGTTTTCGTCATAGCCGGTTTCACGGACGGACTGGATGGTCTCCTGGCTCGTAAGCTTCAGCAAAAAACGGTGTTAGGGTCATTCCTGGACCCGATGGCCGACAAGTTGTTGCTGACAGCGGCCTTCATTACGCTTACCGTTCCGTCTGTGCCGGTGGCCTTCCACATCCCCGTTTGGCTCACCGTCACTTCCATAAGCCGCGACCTGCTGATCGCCCTCGCGGCCCTTATCATCCATTTGCAGACCGGGCACACCGAATTTTCCCCGAGCTTTCTAGGGAAGTGCACCACGGCGGGTCAGCTCATCACGGTGGCACTCGTACTGCTGGCGAACCTCACCCCCAGGGTGGAACCGATCCTCGATCCGCTGGTGATTGCCACCCTGCTGGTCACGGTGGCATCGGGATTGCACTATTTTTATCGCTCGGTGAAGCTCATCGATTCTTACCAGAGGGCGGAAGCAGGCAGTGCCAAGAAGGGGAATTAAAATCCGCTCAGTCGAACCGGATTCCCCGGCCCACATGGCCGGACTCGCGCCGGGTGATGAAATCCTGGCGGCGAACGGACGCCCGGTCGCAGATGAGCTGGCGCTCAGGTTCTATCTTGCGGAAGATGCATTTGTCGAGCTCGAGGTAAGTAAGGCCGGCGGGGCTGAAGTGCGGATCGAGGCGGATATGACCGGCGGCCGGGGTCTGGGAATCGAGGTCGAGGATTTCCGTACCCGGACCTGCAACAACGCCTGCCTGTTCTGTTTCATCAACCAGCTGCCTCCGGGCGCGCGACAAGCGCTGAAGATCAAAGACGACGATTATCGCCTGTCCTTTCTGCACGGCAACTACATTACCCTTACCAACCTCCCCGGCAAGGAGCTGGATCGAATCATCGAACAGGCTCTGTCACCGCTTTACGTTTCGGTGCACGCGACTGATCCGGAGCTGCGAACCAAGATCATGGGACGCAAGAAGGTCGATGATCTGGCCGGTAAGATGCGCCGTCTTGTCGACGGCGGCATCCGGATCAATGCGCAGGTCGTTCTCATGCCGGAGATCAATGACGGTGCGCACCTGGCAAGGACGGTTTTTGACCTTTATTCTTATTACCCCGGCGTTTACTCGGTCGCCATTGTGCCCTTAGGGCTCTCGGATCATGCCCCAGCCCGGGGACGACTTACCCCCGTTTCCCCGGAGTTCTGTCGCGCAGTCATCCGTCAGGTGACGCCCTGGCAGCGGCAGTTCAGGCAGGAGACGGGCCGGGGCTTCTCTTATCTAGCCGATGAATTCTACATTCAGGGAGGATTGCCGATCCCCGATACCCGCTGCTACGACGACTTCGCTCAAATCGAAGACGGCATCGGCATGGTGCGCCACTTTCTCGACGAGTTTGCCACCCACCTCGGGCGGCGGCGCAAGCCCCGGCCTCATCTCAATGGGACATTGGCGACGGGAAAGCTCTTCTACGCGTTTTTGCGGGATTGTGCCGCGCTCCTGAACCAAAAACTGGGCGCACATCTCCAGGTAGTCGAGGTGGAGAATCGATTCATGGGAAAGAGCATTACGGTGGCAGGCCTGCTCGCGGGCCGGGATATTGCAGAAGCCCTCGACGGCCTGCCACTGGGCGATTTCCTGGTGATCCCGAACGAGGCCCTTTCCCAGATCGAGGGGATCTTTGTCGATGATATGTCGCCGGGCGATCTGGCGCGCCGCCTCGGCAAGCCCGTCTACCCCAGCGGCCGTGGCATGCGCGACTTCTTCGGACTGCTCTGCCAAAGCCTCTAGAAAGCTCAACGAAGGGGGCGCAGAGGAGAAAAAATGCGTTCCCCTGCACCTTTGCGCTCGCTGCGTTGAAAGCAGTTGTTTTTCCCACCTGTCTCCTGCAGAATGTATGGCCTCAGTCGCGGAGGCGATATGGCCAGGACTATCCAAGGGAAACTGGATGCAACCGGAAGCCGATTTGCGATCGTCATCAGCCGATTCAATTCTTTTATCAGTGATCGCCTGCTCAACGGCGCTCTCGACGCCCTGGAGCGCCACGGCGCCGCGCCGGATGACATCACGACCGTCTGGGTGCCCGGTTCATTCGAAATTGTACTGGCGGCCAAAAGGATGGCGCTCTCGGGCAAGTACGATGCCGTTATCTGTCTGGGCGCGTTGCTGCAAGGGGAGACCCCTCACTTCCAGTACATCTCCTCGACGGTGACCAGGGGAATCGGGAATCTCAGCCTGGAATCCGGGGTCCCGGTAATCTATGGTATTCTTACGTGCAACACTCTGGAACAGGCGATTGAACGGGCCGGTCTCAAGTCAGGAAACAGAGGGTTTGATGCCGCTCTTTCGGCAATAGAAATGGTTCAAGTCTTAAAGCAGTTATAGAACCGCGAACGCAACAGCGCACTCCTTTTACCGCATCCTAGGATCGCATCATCTGAAATGGGACTCAGAAGAACCGCGCGCGAATGCGCGCTTCAAATGCTCTATGAATTTGATGTGGGCAAACATGACCCCGAGATGATCCTGGACTCTTTCTGGGAGATGAATGAACAGCCGGAGAAGGTGCGCGAGTTCGCCTGCCACCTGTTCCGGGGGGCGCTCAGCCGCATCAAAGAGATCGACCGGCTCATCCAGGGCCACACCAAGAACTGGCGCTTGAGCCGCATGGCCGCCGTCGATCGAAATGTCCTGCGCCTGGCCGTGTTCGAACTGCTCTCGGACGTCAACACGCCCGACACCGTGGTGATCAACGAAGCCCTGGAAATTGCCAAGAAGTTCTCCACCAACGAGTCGGCGCAGTTCGTGAACGGCATCCTCGACAGCATCAAGAACGACCTCCTGCAAGAAAGGGTGAAGGAGTAAATGGAGCACGAAACCAACCCCCTGGTCCAACGGCGGCTCAAGCTGGAGGAATTGAAACGGCGGGGCTACGATCCTTATCCCCACAAATTCGATTACAGCCACACGCTGGGGGAAATCCACGGCCGTTTCGACCAGGCGTCGGCGCAGGAACTGGAGGAGTCCAAGCCGGCCGTGCGCGTGTGCGGCCGCATCATGGCACTGCGTCCCCACGGCAAGGCCGGTTTTCTCGACGTCTCTGACGGCGAACATCGGCTGCAGGTCTACGTGCGGCGCGACCGTGTCGGGCCGGAGATTTTCGGACTCTATGAGCTGTTCGACCTGGGCGACCTGGTAGGAGCGGAGGGGACGCTCTTCCGTACGCGCACCAACGAGCTCACCGTCCTGGCTGTTTCTCTGACTCACCTGGCCAAAAACCTGCTGCCCCTGCCAGAGAAGTGGCACGGTCTTACGGACATTGAAATCCGGTTCCGCCAGCGCTATGTCGATCTCATCGTCAACCAGGAGGTGCGTGACACCTTCATCAAGCGCGGCAAGATCATCCGGGAAATCCGCAACTTCCTCGATGGAAGGGATTACCTCGAGGTGGAAACGCCGGTGCTGCAGACGATCGCCGGCGGCGCCCTGGCCCGCCCTTTCCGGACGCATCACAACGCTCTCGACATCGACCTTTATCTGCGCATCGCCCTTGAGCTTCACCTCAAGCGCCTGATCGTCGGCGGCATTCCCAGGGTCTATGAGCTGAGCCGGATTTTCCGCAACGAAGGGATCTCGATCCAGCACAACCCGGAATTCACCATGCTCGAGTTCTATCAGTCGTACAGCGACTTTCGTGATCTGATGAATCTCACCGAGGAGATGATCACCCAGATAGCCGAGTCGGTTACCGGCTCGCGGCAGGTCGCCTACCAGGAGCGCCTGCTGGATTTCGATCACTGGCAGCACCATACCATGAAGGGAGCGATCCTGCACTTCTGGCCCGAGTCGATTCCCAAACCCGCTGACGAGGATTTGCGCTCCGAGCTCAGGCTGCGCGAGTTGGCGCGCGCCGTGGGCGCTGAATTCGGCGCTGCCGACACGGTCGGCACGCTGCTGGCAGCCGTATTCGAACACGTCGTCGAGCCCAATCTCATCCAGCCCACATTCATCTACGACTATCCGACCGAGGTCTCTCCTCTATCCAAGACCAAGCCCGGCGATCCGGATGTCGTGGAGCGCTTCGAGCTCTACATAGCCGGCATGGAGATTGCCAACGCCTACTCTGAGCTGAACGATCCGGCCGAGCAGCGTGCGCGCTTTGAAGAGCAACTCAAGGCACGGGGCCGCGGCGATGAAGAGGCTCACGTGATGGACGAGGATTACATTCGCGCGCTCAGCTACGGCATGCCGCCGACGGCCGGCGAGGGGATCGGAATCGACCGCCTCACCATGGTTCTGACCAACTCGCGTTCCATCCGTGACGTAATCCTGTTCCCGTTGTTGCGTCCTGAATCAGGAGGGGAGTAAAGCGAGATCTCCACGCACAGGACGCAGAGTTCTTTTGCTGCGTCCTCCACGTTGAGATTTCGGCAATCAAGTTGGCTGTCTATGAAATTTGAATTGTTTGTCGCGCTCCGATACCTCAAGGCCAAACGCAAACAGACCATGGTATCGGTGATCTCCGCCATCTCGGTGATCGGCATCACGGCCGGCGTGATGGCACTGGTGATCGCCCTGGCCCTGTCCACGGGATTCCGGGAAGACATCCAGACCAAGATCGTGGGCGCTACGTCTTATATCAACCTCCTGCGCATCGACAATAGTCCCTTGCTCAACTACCAGGATCAGCTCGTCAGCCTGGCCCGTGTCACGCATGTGACGGGTGCCGCGCCGGCGATCTTCAGCCAGGTGTTTGTCGCCAGCCCGACGCGCAACCAGGGCGCCGTGCTCAAAGGGGTCGATCCCGCGCGCGAGCGGGAGATTTCCGACTTCTTTTCCCACATCGTCGAAGGGGATCCCCACGCTCTTGAAGCGCCCGAAGCGCCTGCACCCGCAGATCCGGAAGCGCCTCCCATCCCCGGCAACATCATCGTCGGAAAGGAAATGGCGCGTTCCCTGGGCGTAAGGCTGGGAGACACCCTGCAGGTGTTCTTCCCGAGGGGGAAACTGACACCGCTGGCGGGAAGAATAGTTACCATAGGCGAGAAAACCTTCCGCATCGCGGGAATTTTCGAATCAGGCCTATGGGACTACGATTCGAATTGGGCCTATACCGATATGTATGCGGCGCGCAGACTGCTCTCGCTCCCGGCAGACTCCGCGTCAGTCCTGCAGTTCAAGACTGACAACCCTGAGGAGGTCGAATCGGTCGCCGATGCCATCCGCGCGACAGCAGGACCGGGGTTTATCACCACCACATGGATCGACCTCAACAAGCCGCTCTTCTCCGCACTCAAGTTGGAGAAGATTGCCCTGTTCCTCACCATCAGCCTGATCGTCTTCGTCGCCGCACTGAACATCGTAACGACGTTGATCATGATGGTGCTGGAAAAACAGCGGGACATCGCGATCCTGACCGCAATGGGCGCGACCCAGAGAACGATCATGTGGGTGTTCATGCTTCAGGGACTGATCATCGGCCTGATCGGAACGACCCTGGGAGCCGTTCTCGGGGTAGGTACCAGCAGGATCCTGGACAGCTACAAACTGATCCGGCTTCAGGCCGAGGTCTACAGCATCCCTTACGTCCCCTTCCACGTGAAGACCTGGGATGTAGTGCTGATCTGCGGCACGGCGCTGCTCATCAGCTTCGTGGCCACCCTCTATCCGGCACGCAACGCCTCGCGCCTCGACCCCGTGGAGGTCCTGCGCCATGAGTGATCTCCTGAAAGTGCGCGGCTTGTGCAAGGGTTACCGGTCGGGATCCGAACGCCTCGAGGTGCTGGTGGACCTCAGCCTGGACCTTGAAGAAGGGGAAATGATGGCGGTGACAGGAGTTTCCGGCTCCGGCAAGAGCACACTGCTGCACCTTCTCGGCGGCATGGATCGGCCCGATCGGGGCTCGATCCGCATCCAGGGGACGGAGATTACCACGCTTGCCCTGCCGGAGTTGTCATGCTTCCGCAATCACACGGTGGGTTTCGTATTCCAGTTCCACCACCTCCTACCCGAGTTCACGGCGCTTGAGAATGTCATGATGCCGTTGCGGCTGCGTGGCGAGTCTCCGGCGGCGGCACAGGCGCGTGCCTGCGCCGCGCTCGAGGACGTCCGAATGAAAGAACGCGTCCATCATCGCCCGGGTGAACTCTCCGGCGGAGAGCAGCAGCGGGTTGCTATCGCCAGGGCTCTGGTGGGGATGCCGAAGCTCCTGCTTGCAGACGAGCCC
Encoded proteins:
- a CDS encoding CDP-alcohol phosphatidyltransferase family protein, which gives rise to MLLTYANQLTILRMIFVPCFVLLLIYGHPRSAMLVFVIAGFTDGLDGLLARKLQQKTVLGSFLDPMADKLLLTAAFITLTVPSVPVAFHIPVWLTVTSISRDLLIALAALIIHLQTGHTEFSPSFLGKCTTAGQLITVALVLLANLTPRVEPILDPLVIATLLVTVASGLHYFYRSVKLIDSYQRAEAGSAKKGN
- the nusB gene encoding transcription antitermination factor NusB, with product MGLRRTARECALQMLYEFDVGKHDPEMILDSFWEMNEQPEKVREFACHLFRGALSRIKEIDRLIQGHTKNWRLSRMAAVDRNVLRLAVFELLSDVNTPDTVVINEALEIAKKFSTNESAQFVNGILDSIKNDLLQERVKE
- a CDS encoding cobalamin-binding protein; translated protein: MIELIDDLSRIVRINAPAQRIVCLVPSITETLFALGAGERIVGITDYCIHPEAKVRIKPRVGGTKNFVVDKVLQLKPDLIIANAEENRRHQVDKLEHAGLTVFVTFPKTVDGCLKMIADMAALTDSTPAAQPVLTSIEQARADARSHASNPPRRVLCPIWKDPYMTINRDTFVDSVIRNCGGMNIFEGSTERYPQFTLEEAARGRPEVVILPTEPYHFTKTDLAEFGMMGEKVPAVRNRRIHIVEGELLSWYGPRLSRALIEVAALLRS
- a CDS encoding ABC transporter permease encodes the protein MKFELFVALRYLKAKRKQTMVSVISAISVIGITAGVMALVIALALSTGFREDIQTKIVGATSYINLLRIDNSPLLNYQDQLVSLARVTHVTGAAPAIFSQVFVASPTRNQGAVLKGVDPAREREISDFFSHIVEGDPHALEAPEAPAPADPEAPPIPGNIIVGKEMARSLGVRLGDTLQVFFPRGKLTPLAGRIVTIGEKTFRIAGIFESGLWDYDSNWAYTDMYAARRLLSLPADSASVLQFKTDNPEEVESVADAIRATAGPGFITTTWIDLNKPLFSALKLEKIALFLTISLIVFVAALNIVTTLIMMVLEKQRDIAILTAMGATQRTIMWVFMLQGLIIGLIGTTLGAVLGVGTSRILDSYKLIRLQAEVYSIPYVPFHVKTWDVVLICGTALLISFVATLYPARNASRLDPVEVLRHE
- a CDS encoding ABC transporter ATP-binding protein; translation: MSDLLKVRGLCKGYRSGSERLEVLVDLSLDLEEGEMMAVTGVSGSGKSTLLHLLGGMDRPDRGSIRIQGTEITTLALPELSCFRNHTVGFVFQFHHLLPEFTALENVMMPLRLRGESPAAAQARACAALEDVRMKERVHHRPGELSGGEQQRVAIARALVGMPKLLLADEPTGDLDLHTGTAIGELLRSLHERHGLTSIVVTHNEKLAGICSRSCRLENGQLNPKESGVKSQESE
- a CDS encoding HD domain-containing protein; this encodes MKGKLLRDAAHGDIELEPLEVELVDTPEFQRLRGIKQLGTAYLVYPSATHTRFEHSLGTSWMARRMIEALRRTGSISPDEATAICVAALLHDVTHIPFGHTLEDERRVLPRHDKDETRFAHFLLESSLAKRLQTSGYQDQVLRILRGEAGFASEIITGAITADLLDYLRRDTYFVGFSQYYDPRVFQSFILDRGRFVVNLEKHGMLRRDALSELVNLLRIRYTLSERVYFHHTKIASGAMISKAVELAISSGLQLKEMHKLKDETLIWILRERNGTNPAIAHILNCLESRQLYRACFVLTVDVGEDRQKEIVDRYHFSPADREQLEARIAGAAGLEAHQVIVYCPSIGMSLPEAEVLVGLENGRIVPLAGSNNEEIRVLKQKHKALWKFFVFIDRGAWDRREPARSAAAELLS
- a CDS encoding DUF4388 domain-containing protein produces the protein MSLSGNLKTMDLAELLQWVTLGRKTGSLTFVRNKTKNYVFFKDGKIISSKSNEPTRQLGHYLLFQGKITEAQLKRALQIQLQTRSNLGKILVQEGHITKEEAERALVGRTQEVIYDLFLWEEGYFHFTANGFSLDELILINIDINTIIFEGVRRKDEWARIREVFPSNNVVLAIRPGADLKNLALKPLQKKLLFQVNQGKAISEMILELHGSDFQVNFELFQLYDMNVVEVKEVRETPPPRDDPEVLLNRGEELLNAKRYQEAIAVLQEVLRLDPQNARADELIEGAEKALCQEIYKNSIPGEKTPHFIVPEYALTRFSLSHQEGFVASRINGDCDVNSIVMLSPLRELEILQILDKLLKLELIALK
- the ribE gene encoding 6,7-dimethyl-8-ribityllumazine synthase, which produces MARTIQGKLDATGSRFAIVISRFNSFISDRLLNGALDALERHGAAPDDITTVWVPGSFEIVLAAKRMALSGKYDAVICLGALLQGETPHFQYISSTVTRGIGNLSLESGVPVIYGILTCNTLEQAIERAGLKSGNRGFDAALSAIEMVQVLKQL
- a CDS encoding DUF512 domain-containing protein — its product is MPRRGIKIRSVEPDSPAHMAGLAPGDEILAANGRPVADELALRFYLAEDAFVELEVSKAGGAEVRIEADMTGGRGLGIEVEDFRTRTCNNACLFCFINQLPPGARQALKIKDDDYRLSFLHGNYITLTNLPGKELDRIIEQALSPLYVSVHATDPELRTKIMGRKKVDDLAGKMRRLVDGGIRINAQVVLMPEINDGAHLARTVFDLYSYYPGVYSVAIVPLGLSDHAPARGRLTPVSPEFCRAVIRQVTPWQRQFRQETGRGFSYLADEFYIQGGLPIPDTRCYDDFAQIEDGIGMVRHFLDEFATHLGRRRKPRPHLNGTLATGKLFYAFLRDCAALLNQKLGAHLQVVEVENRFMGKSITVAGLLAGRDIAEALDGLPLGDFLVIPNEALSQIEGIFVDDMSPGDLARRLGKPVYPSGRGMRDFFGLLCQSL
- the lysS gene encoding lysine--tRNA ligase; amino-acid sequence: MEHETNPLVQRRLKLEELKRRGYDPYPHKFDYSHTLGEIHGRFDQASAQELEESKPAVRVCGRIMALRPHGKAGFLDVSDGEHRLQVYVRRDRVGPEIFGLYELFDLGDLVGAEGTLFRTRTNELTVLAVSLTHLAKNLLPLPEKWHGLTDIEIRFRQRYVDLIVNQEVRDTFIKRGKIIREIRNFLDGRDYLEVETPVLQTIAGGALARPFRTHHNALDIDLYLRIALELHLKRLIVGGIPRVYELSRIFRNEGISIQHNPEFTMLEFYQSYSDFRDLMNLTEEMITQIAESVTGSRQVAYQERLLDFDHWQHHTMKGAILHFWPESIPKPADEDLRSELRLRELARAVGAEFGAADTVGTLLAAVFEHVVEPNLIQPTFIYDYPTEVSPLSKTKPGDPDVVERFELYIAGMEIANAYSELNDPAEQRARFEEQLKARGRGDEEAHVMDEDYIRALSYGMPPTAGEGIGIDRLTMVLTNSRSIRDVILFPLLRPESGGE